AAGTAACCGTTTTCAAACTCAACTCGACATATTTTCATTACACCTATAACTGCGAGTAATATTTCATATTGAATAGCCcgctattattaaaaaatactatattttatctatttgtaAATGAACCTGTAAGAGTGACTAACCACCGACTCATAGTTTTTACTAGTTCCATTTAATATCTGCAACatcaatatatttatttatatttttaatataaaatttaaattaaaaaattatatatttcatttataaaatattttacaaactgtatcataatttattgttatttttttaaaaatttaatttggtactctaaattgaaaatttaattttattatctaaaatttaaaattttacacaTAAATGTATAGCTTAGAAATTTTTTGTTAACTAAAGCCTAAATAAACCAATAAACTTTTTCACACTCGTCGCTCGATCAAAAGTTGTCTTTCCGAATCAACTAAAAACTATCTTCTCTCCGCACGCAACTCCACCTCCCTTCCTCCTCTCTCTGTCTAAAAACCAAAACAGAAGAAAACAGAGGAAATAGGCCAAAGTAGATCAATCAAGCAGAGTAATGGCGAACGATAACGAGCCCGCGAAGCTTCTGTTGCCGTACCTGCAACGAGCCGATGAGCTGCAAAAACACGAACCTTTGGTCTCTTATTACTGTAATTTCTACCTCTCTCTTTCTAATTGAAAAACCTAGAGGCTTATACCAGTTTCTTATTCCTTAAACCCTAACTCTCTTTTATCTATTGGCTATTTAATTAGGTCGATTGTATGCAATGGAAAAAGGGTTGAAGATTCCACAGAACGAGCGGACCAAGACCACCAATTCTCTCCTTATTTCCCTTATGAATCAACTTGAAAAGGCTTGCTCCGTTTCATTATATTTGTTTTTGTCTCTGTTTTGTGCTTCTTTCGCCTCTTGTTTTTAAGGAATTGGTGACCGCATTTAGTTTTTAAGGAATTCTGTTTTACTTTTTCTTATTGTTTGTTCAGCATCTTATTCCAGGCAAGTGATTATCACGGTTTCGTAAAATATAGTGCTACTGCACTTTGAGAAACGAATTTTTAGTATTTGCATTAGTACTAAGGCTCTGGGTATCGAAGATTAACTGATTTATCTAATCTCAATGTGAAAAATCAATTGTTGGGAAATGGGAACTGCTTTGCAACCTAAATTATGATCATGTATTTTGCTGCTAGTAGTGGCCACACATTTTTTATATGTTCTCCTAATATCTCAAGTGTGTGAATTCTTTAAAAGTTATAGAAGTGGACAtgcctatttatttattttcaattttctgcTACTGGTTAGTAGCCAGCTTCTTGATGGTTCTGTTGTGGGGATATTGAATATTTGACCTCTTTATAGCATGCCATTTGTTATGTGGACTGAAACTTTTCTGGATTAGAAAGCCATTTTAAGCTGTTAAATGCTTATGATGTAGTTTCTCCAGAAGTATTAGAATTTTCTCTGACTTCCATTCCATATGCAAATCTTATCCCCATCAActtgtaaatttatatttattctgTACTCTGTGTATATCATTTAGTTCATCTTAATTTGTTTGTTAATGATACAGACACCTGTTAAATTTTCTGAACTTTTGGGCTAAGTCCCTGCATTCTGAACTTTTGCATATTTTGTGTTGAAGCCTGAGGGCCTACAGACATCTCCACATTGGCCACCTGCATCTGAGTCTGAACAACTTAGCTGTCTTTATTGTTAAAAATGTGTTTAAAAACCACGCTTTTCAGATTATGATGTGTTGTGGATCAACATATCAAATTTGTAATAGTGTATGCTTCCAAATATCATATGCAGCTTACTAAATTGATAGATAGAATAAGTACTTGTTACATGTTCCGGGAAATTTCTATGTTCTATGGAGTTACCTTGAGCACATTTTTGTTTCTGCTATAGCTAATTATGTGCTTTATCTTGAAATGTGTTTTACCTCATATTTTCTCTCCTGCTTATGGTCCATGGTTTTGTCTTTTACAGGATAAGAAGTCACTGAAATTGGGGCCTGACGACAATTTGCACCTGGAGGGATTTGCACTAAGTGTATTTGGGAAGGCAGACAAGCAAGATCGTGCTGGACGAGCAGATttgtatgattttttttcttctatcatTTTACACCTTGTTATCAGAGGGGAATTGATGCCTCTCCGAGGTCTACAGTTGCATATTTATCTTAGAGACTGTGGAAGTGTGGTTCTAGGTGCAAGACTCTCATAGAACTTATCTTTCGAGTTTTGAGATTCCCTCTTTATTTATTACCTTATAACATATTCTGTTCCATTCCTTTGAGGAAGCTGGTTTCAAATCCAATGATAGAAAAGTGGCTATACCTGAGAATCATGTGGTTCTGTTCGGAGCACTATAGCTCatgtgatatatatatatatatacagctaTTTGTGTCTCTTCAACATATATGCCTCACAGCTCACATTTCTTGTACCAGGGAAAAAGGGACTGGGCAGGGTTTCAATTTATGAGTTAGCATATCCTTAGTGAATGGGATTCAATCTATAAATGTGAACAGATGATTGGTTCACATGGAcaagaaattcttttatttttcctcaCTGCAATTTCATATGATTGTGATACTGATAATTCTGATATTGACTCAGTTGAATAATGAGTCTAACTTTATACCTGTTGGGAAGGTGTATGTCTAGTTATTTGCGCTATTGACTGTGATCATAATAATTATTGCTACTTGAATAAGATCTGAATTTATTTTGATGATGATTATGTGGTTTCACGTAACTTATTTGCAAAATTTTCTGCTCTGGATTTTGGTATTAAAACCTGTGCCTGGTTTCAGGAATACTGCAAAAACATTTTATGCAGCAAGCATTTTCTTTGAGATTCTAAACCAATTTGGCCCTCTTCAGTCTGATGTGAGTTTCTTATCACCTTATTTTATTTATCCTTCAAGGAGTTCAGAGATTCTGCTCATTGAAAAAAAAAGCTTCAATCTATTGTTTGTTGTGTGGGATTGTCTTTGTTAAAAATAAACTAGTGGTTTGTCACTtcatctcctttttctttttaaaataatggttttatttttatgttctcTTTTTATATTGTACAGCTGGAGCAGAAGCAGAAGTATGCAGTTTGGAAAGCTGCAGATATAAGGAAAGCATTGAAAGAAGGAAGGAAGCCCACTCCTGGTCCTCCTGATGGTGATGAAGATTTGTCAGTTCCATCAACTGCACATGGTGGTGGTTATGTatgttttcaaaattaaatttagctTTGTCTTGAGCTTATCAATGAAACAACATATGCTATTTCttttataactttaattttaggAGGTCTAACTGAAAAGAGAAGGTCTTTCTGGTTTTTGTTGGGTTGAATTAGGGGATGGAGATTGGACTTTGGAGGGTGTTGGTTGGAGCATTTTACTAATTTGATTGCAAACTGGTCATAAATATAATACAGGTCTCTTTACTGTAGTTTTCTCATCCTTAAAAAGTTCATAAATAATTGAATACAAGGGATTGtactaattttgattttttcattTTGCGTTTTGGCATCTCAAAGCCTTCTTGTAAATTAGATTATCGCTGTTGGAATAATAGATAACTCTAGGCTTTGTTTCATTAACGGGGAAAAATGAGAATGAAAAtgctttcttttgttcttttttatttcttatacATGGAAATGAGACCTTGAGAATTTAGTAATGTAGGATCTGTAAATTTGATGATGGAAATGTCTCATCTATTCTTATTAGCAAACAATCAGTGAAAAACTAGTATCAATGGAAATGTCTCATCTGTTCAAGCTGTTGCTGTGCTTGCAGGATCTTGGGCCTACTGAAACTGTGGCAACTAGTCCTCGACCAGAATCTGATCAGTCATCACGCTTCCATGATCAAGTCAATGACCAGCACTACACAAGTATACCACCATCAAGCCAGCTCCATGAGAAGGTTAACAATCAGCATTCTGCACACATTGCATCACAGCCTCAGTTCGATGACTCTGTTAACAACCACCATAGTACATCACCTCCTTATCCTTCTGCTGGTTATCCTTCCCACGATTTCCATCCACCTCCTCCAGCCAGCAGGTCAGAGAATGATTCATATTCTCAGCCTTACCACCATCAATCCTACTCACAAGATCTTCACCAGCATGTGCCACATAATTATTCACCTCATGACACCCCCTCCTACTCATATCCCAACTTCCAGTCGTATCCTGGTTTCACAGAGAGCAGTCTCCCATCAGTCCCATCACACTATCCTTCTTATTATCAAGGCTCGGATTCTTCCTTTGTTCCACAATCAGCTCCTCCTACTAGCTATCCTTCAAGTGCCCAATACACTTCCACAAATAGAAATGGGACTGACTTGGATCCTGCCCCTACTTCCACTCAGTCATACCAATATGACAGCAATTACCAGCCTCCACCTGAAAAAATTGCTGAGGCACACAAGGCTGCAAGATTTGCAGTTGGAGCCTTGGCATTTGATGATGTGTCCGTTGCAGTAGACTACCTGAGGAAATCACTTGAACTTCTGACGAATCCATCGGCTAGTCAGTAAGTTATTTTCATGGAATCGGATTTTTCTGGTGCTTCTGTCATTTGGACTTTGGCTTTTGAATGGTTTGGTATGTAAAGTGATTGGATATTTGCAACAGAAGAGCTATAATTGACCATTTTGACATATTGATGTGAATGGAAGttattgatattaaattttaagttcTGTGGCGTCGTGGCTGTTTGGATGTTGGGAAATGACTTTGTATTTGAGATGCATCTTTTCAGGCTGAAACGTTACTCTATCAGTTATCAAATTTGAATGGGATGAGCTCAAAAACGTGCATCTCTGCTATAAGATATCAAAGTAGCAAAGTTGTCAAGTTATAGTTAATGTTGCAGAGATAATGCTGCAACTGAAAACTGCTGTTTCTAAATTTGGTCGAGTCTAGCTAAAATACAAGGATGAATTCGGGGATCTTCAATGGGATGAATGGGCAAGTGCCCGCACTtagatctttttaaattatatagtaaTAGTGATATTTTCTATTCAGATTTGCCATCAAATCCAAATTTTCTGtactcttcttttcttttcttttcttttctttttttcacttAATTTGAATTTCTCCACgaacttaaaaatttaatttataaaactatgcatattatttattaatctattttaatttttaatcttaaGAATTAAAACGAATGATCCTATCAGTTTTTCATACCTATTAAGTTTAGCTttaaaattagtattttttatttatttttcttatgttCATTATAATCTTAATCTGTAGTattatttttgcataaaaattacTTAATACTTTACATGAAAATACCAAAGAAGGGAGGAACATAAAATTCAAACTTTgtcaaaataatttcttattacttattacaattaatatctaaataatactaataaaaacAAATGTTGCCtta
The genomic region above belongs to Manihot esculenta cultivar AM560-2 chromosome 3, M.esculenta_v8, whole genome shotgun sequence and contains:
- the LOC110611821 gene encoding protein HOMOLOG OF MAMMALIAN LYST-INTERACTING PROTEIN 5, which encodes MANDNEPAKLLLPYLQRADELQKHEPLVSYYCRLYAMEKGLKIPQNERTKTTNSLLISLMNQLEKDKKSLKLGPDDNLHLEGFALSVFGKADKQDRAGRADLNTAKTFYAASIFFEILNQFGPLQSDLEQKQKYAVWKAADIRKALKEGRKPTPGPPDGDEDLSVPSTAHGGGYDLGPTETVATSPRPESDQSSRFHDQVNDQHYTSIPPSSQLHEKVNNQHSAHIASQPQFDDSVNNHHSTSPPYPSAGYPSHDFHPPPPASRSENDSYSQPYHHQSYSQDLHQHVPHNYSPHDTPSYSYPNFQSYPGFTESSLPSVPSHYPSYYQGSDSSFVPQSAPPTSYPSSAQYTSTNRNGTDLDPAPTSTQSYQYDSNYQPPPEKIAEAHKAARFAVGALAFDDVSVAVDYLRKSLELLTNPSASQ